Genomic segment of Arachis stenosperma cultivar V10309 chromosome 4, arast.V10309.gnm1.PFL2, whole genome shotgun sequence:
GACAAAATGGATCAGTTTTATCAATATGTTCATCACCTCAACTGGTTCTGCCTTCTTCGGCCGCAACAATTCGAATCCAGCTATCTTTTTCTCGTTCAGCTCAATTTCAAAGCTCAGCCACCCGAGTTTGTCGTCTCTTCTGCCAGCTGCCAGAAGCAACTTCTTATAAAGATGAACATTTTCAGGGTTCTGCTCATGCTCACGGATCAGAGCAGCCAAACCCATCCCTGCAGCATCATTCGCCACCATCTTCAAACCACTATTAGTCAACTCCGAATCCACCACCGTCGACGTTGACTTCCCCCCGTCCCCAACCCTAGCATCTACGAATTCCACCTCCGGCACCTCAACCACAACTGCATCACTCCTAATCCACCTCTTGTCCGCCACCAGCGACCTCCCGTCCCCCCCAATTTCGACATTCTCAACCTCTCGAACGCTCAAATCCTCCGAAGCCTCGTCCTGCCCGCGCTCATCAGCGTCCAATTCCACCACCTCCTTCTTCCCCTTCCCAGTGAAATCGTACACCGCTTGCTTCACAATCCCGTAGCTTCGCGCCAAAAAGCTTCCCATGCCGTCGCCACCAATGTGCTCGTCGTTCCGCTGCGAATATGCGGTAACCCTAGCAACCCTGGAGCCCGAAAAAACGAATTTATTGGGCCTGCAAGGAGCGTGAACCTCCCTGCGGAAGGGCCCCTTGGGCTCAGGGTACCGGGAGATCCGGTTACCAGTGGCGGTGGTGGCGGTGGAAAGGGGTCGGGTGGCGGGTGTAGGTGTGGGTATAATAGAAGGTGATAATTTAGGTCGCTTAGTATGAGAAATAGAGGGAATGGGAGATTGGGGAATCTGGTGGGATTGAAAATGGGGGAAGTTCATGCATTCTTGGGTGCGCTTGCGGTGAGTGGTGGTCATGATACCCATTGATCGATGACAAGGAACgactgaagaagaagaagaagaagaataggaTGAATAAGTTGAACAAGCAGCATGTCCTGTTGTGCAATTTTGGGAATCAgggttttcctttttttctttttccctattTGGAGGGTTGGGGGGTAAAGAAAAACCCTATACCATAGTTCGTAGGTTGACTCGCGACTGTGCTACGAGCACGGAGTGTCTCGGCTCTCGAGTCTCATGTCATGTGTGTGTTTCGTactcaattttttcttttgtgaATATCCAAAACATATCTTTTGTGAAATGAATATCCAAAACATATcttcattaaataaaaaaaaatatatttttctcgattttttatatttaattttgtaaaaatggTTAGTATTTATGTGAtacattaattattaatatattttttatttaatttttataattaaaaaaatttaaaaattactaatattttttaattttatacaataaatttagttaatatatttaaaaaagataataaaaaaataaaaataaaaactaaatagcGTTGATAATTATTCTTAAAAGgcaataaaatttttaacaaaaaagaatttgttaattctaattaatttttaatagatAAATCAACAGTTTAACCTGTCATATAGGCTTATTTCATTAATATCAATAGAAAATATTGATAGAGGGGCAAATTAGTCTAATAAAAGTAAAGATCAGAGATCGAAAGggatatttttttgttaaaggCGTCATTGTCTTTCGAGATAATTGTCAGGAGCCATTTagaattttttctcttttctttttggaGAAAACTAATAATGACAGTAGTGTTATGAAAGTAAAGATTAGGGTTAGATAAggaaaagaagatgaaaaagaataagaaaagtAAGAGATTAATTATTGATGTTGTATACAAAATATTACGAGGGGCTATTTATAGCTAAGAATTCAACTTCTAGATAACTCAGCTAGGTTACATCTATAACCGATTTTATctacttaaaatataaaatatggtTACAATCTAGGACATCCATAATAAATGTATTTATAACACTTTTTCTTAGATATCCTTAGTATAATACGTTGCCTCgttaaaaattttactaagaAAAATCTAAAGTGGGATAAAAACTATAGTTAAAGAAAAGAGTATGACCTGTATTACTCCTCCTGGTAATTACATCATTTGATATCTCTTAgtcggcgcatcccaatcttATATACTAACTTCTCAAATGTTGAAGTAGGTAGTGTTTTAGTGAACAAATCTGCTAAATTATCATTGGAACGAATTTGTGAAACATCTATATCACCATTTTGTTGAAGATTATGAGAGTAGAAGAATTTTGGtaaaatatgctttgttctatctcCTTTGATGTATCCCTCTTTTAGTAGATGTATGCAAGCAGAGTTGTCTTAATATATGACTGTTGGTATTTTCTTCAAAGGTAAACCACACATATCTTGAACATGTTGGGTGATTGACCTAAGTCAAACACATTCTTGAGTTGTTTCATAAATTGCCAATATTTCTGCATGCATGATTTGAGGAGGCTGCAGCTATGGTTTGCTTTGTTGAGCACCAAGATATAACTGTTCCTTCACTCGTGAATAGATAACCTGTTTGTGACcacctttatgtggatcagaatGAAAGTCTGCATCTGCATATCCAACTAATTGAAATGTTGTTTCATTAGAGTAAAATAAACCCTTATCAATAGACTCTTGAAAATATCTTAATATATGTTTAACACAATTCCAGTGTTTTTTAGTTGGATAAGAACTAAATTTCAATAACAAATTTACTGAAAATGCTATATTTGGTCTTTTATTATTAGCAAAATACATTAGTGTACCAATAGAACTAAGGTAAAGTATTTCAGGCCCAAAAAGTTCTTTATTACTTTCACAAGGTCGAAATGGATCTTTATCCACATCTAGTGATCTCACTACTAGGGCTGAAAGTGAGTCGAGTTGAGCCGAGTTAGACCAAGTTCAAGCTCAGCTCACAAAAATTGAGTTTAGCTCACGGCTCGACTCATTAACAATCGAGCTTATTTCTTAAACTCAAACTCGACTCACCGAAAGCTCATGAGTTGGctcaaataatagaaacataaaTACATGATCTgtaattctatatcaataaattatcaCTTTTatattgtaaaaaatatttaaaaagatcaattttatatattgttatctatcaataaattatatattttttttatttatgtcctacatcaaaattatatgtaaaaaataaatataaaattttaaataattaagaacattaatatatataattatatagtattattttatatgtatatatataatattaaaaatatagattaaatgcatataggatatgtgtattaataattatatatataattgagtCAGCTCACGAGCTAATGAGCTAAGCTTATCCAAGTTCAAGTTCGGCTAATTAAATTTATGAGTTCAATTTCAAGCTCAAATTTGGATCACTAGCTCACGAGCTTAGCTTATCGAGCTATTAACGAGTCAAGCTCGAGTTAGCTCATGAGCTGGCTTGACTCACTTCCAGCCCTACTCACTATCATTAGAGTACTCAATGGGCGTGTCTTGTCcatgtaaaatttttttcaaaaatttttcagtGTAAGTTGACTAATGGATGAACATACCATCCTTCaaatattcaatttgtaaaccAAGGCAAAATTTTGTCTTGTCAAGATCTTTCATTTCAAATTCTCTTTTCAAATAATCTACAGTTTTTGAAATTTCTTTAggtgatccaatgacatttaaATTATCAATGTATACTGCAATAATAACAAATATACATTCAAACCTTTTTATGAACACACATGGACATATACAGTCATTTTTGTATCCATCTTTCAATAAGTATCCACTGAGATGTTTATACCACATAAGTccatattattttaatccataCAAGAATTTTTAAAGTCTTActgaacaaatttttgaaaaattattatatgtttCAGGCACTTTGAAtccttcaaaaatttttatataaatttatttatcaattGAGTCGTATAAATAAGTTGTAACAACATCCATTAGGCGTATGTCAAATTTTTTATGCACTGCCAAACTAATAAGATTTCTTAATGTAATTGAATCTACCacaggagaatatgttttcgtATAGTCAATATCAGGTTTTTGTGAGAATCCTTGTGCTACTAGTCGTACTTTATATCTTTCtatttcatttttctcattGCGTTTGCGCACGAAAATTCACTTGTATCCCATTATATCTCCAGGTGTTTTCACTATTGGACTAAAAACTTCACGTTTTCTAAGAGAAATTAATTCAACTTGaattgcatttttttattttggtcaATCATCTCTCTGTATGCATTCTTTGGCAGATTTTGGTTCGTAATCCTCATCTTGCTTTACTAGTTCAACAGTAATGTATTCTAATTAATCTCTTTTTTCAACTGCTTATTTTCTCTccctaattttaatatttcatcAAAGTGACAATTAGAAAATTTTGTCTTGAATAAATCACCCATCATGGGTTCAAGGTATTTTATAATTGACGGGAATTAATAATCAACATATATTCCCAATCTTCTTTGGAGTCCCATCTTTGTGTGTTATGGTGGAACAATTGAGACATAAATCGCACATCCAAATATCTTAAGATGAGAAATATTTAGCTCCTGATTGCAAACCAATTGCAATggaaaaaattttcaaataacttgTTAGTCTGATGTGTATAAGTGCTGTAACATGCAAAATAGCATATCCCACGCTGAAACAGGCAATTTAGTTCTCATAAGTAATGATCTAGCTATTAACTGGAGGCatttaattaatgattttaCTAGACCATTTTGAATATGCACATGAACAACAGGTTTTTCTATCGTAATTTTAGTTGACACACAATAGTTATTAAATGCTTGGTAcctaaattcaccagcattatcaagacgtaTTGTTATTATAACATAGTTTGAAAAAtgagtttttaatttaattatttgagCTAGCAATCTCACAAGCGCCATGTTGTGAGTTGATAGAAAACAAGCATGAGACCATCGTGAAGATGCATCTATTAAAACTATGAAATATTTAAATAGTTCACATGGGAGTGAATGGACCCACGTATATCACCCTGAATACGTTCCAGAAAAGATAACGATTCAATCCCAATTTTTATTGTGATGGTcttgtaattaatttttcttgagAACAAGCAGCACACGAGAATTCattaaattaaagaattttaTGTTCCTTTAGAGAATGACCAAATGAATTCTCGATGATTCTTCTCATCATGATTGAATCTAGATGTCCTAACGGATCATgccaaattataaatatatttatatttgtaaacttctggtttactaTGGCATGTGATTCCACATTGTTAATAATGGTGTAGTATAAACTAAAAGAGATAGTGGGTAGTTTTTCTAATGCACATTTTTCTCCTAATATCTTAGTTGTAATATAGAGATAtctattattttcttctcttgtGATTTCTACATAGTATCTATTTTGTCGGATATCTTTAAAATATAAGTAGTTTCTGAGACTTACTTGATAGTAATGaattatttataaagaacttgCATTGATTCCTTTAGGTAATACTATAGTAGTTCTTCCAGAGCCTTCAATTATTTTTGCACTACCACCAATcatatttatatttgtttttttttttgtaataagaGAGACAAAATATCTTTTATCTCTAAGTATTGTATGTGTTGAAACACTGTCAGTGAGACATACTTTATTGTTAAATTTGATTGAAGcgtaaaaaatatcaatatcttcattacgaaaaataaaaataaattaccaTTAATGaattgaaaatacaaaagtttcaaaaacaaataaaaactacaaccaaaagaaaaaaaactatgaaaaaagaaaaatatctaaaaaaatgatagatttataattaatgttcttctaaaaaaaattttgattcatctaAATGAGTAACATCACTTGAGTCACCAAAATGAGTTAGTTTAAACTTGCATGAGTTGTTAATGTCAAGGATGTCATCAAAGTCTGCAAAGATATCATCGGTAGATTTCAGTTCCGCTTCAACACCATTAGCTTCAACTTCATCTCTTTGTATAGTTAAATTGGCCTCTTGTTTTTGTCCTTTCTTTTTAATAGATTCTTGATATAGCTTGACAAAGTGTTTAAGGGTACGGCATATACGCGTCCAATGACCTTTTAATCCATATCGATAGCACAAAATTTTCATATTATGGTTTGGAGCATGCTTCTCATATTTATTCCACTTTTACCTATGAGTAGGAACCCTATTGTTCCATTTGCCACATCCACATTCACGGCCATGACCATGATTTCGATTGTTATTCTTACCATAGTTTCTTTTATGTTCACGAGATGCCGCATCCACTTCAGAAAAAATGGTTGAGCCAATTGGacgaattttattatttttcattaacaatttattattttgttttgccAATAGGAGTCAACCTATTAGGTCAGAATACCTTTTGAAATTCTTTTCATGATACTATTGTTGTAACAACACGTTAAAAGCATGGAATATGGAAAAAGTTTTTTCCATTAAGTCCTCATTGGTGACTTTTAGACCACACAATTTTAGTtaagaaattattttgaaaagtaCAGAATTGTATTCACAGACTGTTTTAAAATCTTGCAATCTTAAATGTATCCACTCATAATGAGCTTTAGGCAATAATACAGTCTTTTGGTGTTCGTAcatttcttttaaatttgtcCATAATTCTTGTGAATCTTTAACAGTCAAGTATTCTACTTTCAATTCTTCATAAACGTGATGACGTAGAAAAATAAGTGCCTTAGTCTTATCTTCGCTTGAggattctatttttttctttatgatATCTCCAACCTTTTTGGATATCAAATGGGTTTCAGCATCAAGTGCccattctaaataatttttttctgttAAATCAAGAATGACAATTTCAAGCTTATGCATATTTAACATGATAAAtctattaacaaaaataaataaaaataagtaaatagctaagaat
This window contains:
- the LOC130976222 gene encoding ubiquitin-like-specific protease ESD4 isoform X2, whose translation is MGIMTTTHRKRTQECMNFPHFQSHQIPQSPIPSISHTKRPKLSPSIIPTPTPATRPLSTATTATGNRISRYPEPKGPFRREVHAPCRPNKFVFSGSRVARVTAYSQRNDEHIGGDGMGSFLARSYGIVKQAVYDFTGKGKKEVVELDADERGQDEASEDLSVREVENVEIGGDGRSLVADKRWIRSDAVVVEVPEVEFVDARVGDGGKSTSTVVDSELTNSGLKMVANDAAGMGLAALIREHEQNPENVHLYKKLLLAAGRRDDKLGWLSFEIELNEKKIAGFELLRPKKAEPVEEVPREPFLALTEEEEDEVASAFSANRRKILVTHDESNIEISGEKFQCLRPGAWLNDEVINLYLELLKEREKRDPQRFLKCHFFNTFFYKKLISGRSGYDFKSVRRWTSQRKLGYGLIECDKIFVPIHKEIHWCLAIINKKDQKFQYLDSLKGMDNQVLKVLEHMPYFRQRTAKEILRLRAE
- the LOC130976222 gene encoding ubiquitin-like-specific protease ESD4 isoform X1; translation: MGIMTTTHRKRTQECMNFPHFQSHQIPQSPIPSISHTKRPKLSPSIIPTPTPATRPLSTATTATGNRISRYPEPKGPFRREVHAPCRPNKFVFSGSRVARVTAYSQRNDEHIGGDGMGSFLARSYGIVKQAVYDFTGKGKKEVVELDADERGQDEASEDLSVREVENVEIGGDGRSLVADKRWIRSDAVVVEVPEVEFVDARVGDGGKSTSTVVDSELTNSGLKMVANDAAGMGLAALIREHEQNPENVHLYKKLLLAAGRRDDKLGWLSFEIELNEKKIAGFELLRPKKAEPVEEVPREPFLALTEEEEDEVASAFSANRRKILVTHDESNIEISGEKFQCLRPGAWLNDEVINLYLELLKEREKRDPQRFLKCHFFNTFFYKKLISGRSGYDFKSVRRWTSQRKLGYGLIECDKIFVPIHKEIHWCLAIINKKDQKFQYLDSLKGMDNQVLKVLARYYVDEVKDKTGKDLDVSSWEKEFVEDLPEQENGYDCGVFMIKYADFYSRGLGLCFNQEHMPYFRQRTAKEILRLRAE